The following proteins are co-located in the Marispirochaeta aestuarii genome:
- a CDS encoding oxygen-binding di-iron domain-containing protein: MDTTRGYVLYEENDHKVIWLGWDADVSSGAIQTNQYLIVNSGKGILLDPGGVHLFSRVVSVVSRFISLDDVESIFFSHQDPDVSSGIALWLGVTKAQVYIHDIWRRFVPHFGLVDQSRITPLEDEGGSINLGSVSLKLIPAHFLHSAGNFSLYDPRSKILFSGDIGTAVFPEGREYPEVEDFENHTRLMEPFHARAMGSNQAAARWISMCRKLDVSILAPQHGAMMRGELVRKFYDWFGNLNCGIDHLKSLTGA, translated from the coding sequence ATGGATACAACCCGCGGTTACGTGCTGTACGAGGAGAATGATCATAAAGTAATATGGCTTGGATGGGACGCAGATGTATCTTCCGGTGCGATTCAGACCAATCAGTATCTTATTGTCAATTCCGGTAAAGGGATACTTCTTGATCCCGGGGGAGTTCATCTCTTTTCACGGGTAGTATCCGTTGTCAGCCGTTTTATCAGCCTTGATGATGTGGAATCGATTTTCTTTTCTCACCAGGATCCGGACGTCTCCTCGGGGATTGCGCTGTGGCTCGGTGTAACAAAGGCCCAGGTGTATATCCACGATATCTGGCGTCGTTTCGTACCCCACTTCGGTCTGGTGGACCAGAGCAGAATCACTCCCCTTGAGGACGAGGGAGGAAGCATAAATCTCGGCTCTGTTTCTCTTAAGCTGATACCCGCCCATTTTCTTCATTCCGCAGGAAACTTTTCTCTCTACGATCCCAGGTCGAAAATCCTTTTTTCCGGTGATATCGGGACCGCGGTTTTCCCGGAGGGAAGGGAATATCCGGAGGTGGAAGATTTTGAAAACCATACGCGCCTCATGGAACCCTTTCATGCAAGGGCCATGGGGAGTAACCAGGCGGCTGCTCGATGGATCAGTATGTGTCGAAAACTCGATGTTTCTATTCTCGCTCCTCAACACGGCGCAATGATGCGGGGTGAACTTGTCAGGAAATTTTACGACTGGTTCGGTAATCTGAATTGTGGAATAGACCATCTAAAGTCCCTGACAGGAGCGTAA
- a CDS encoding class II fructose-bisphosphate aldolase, translating to MLINCKEMLEQSRGAIASFNCVDFEMARACLEAGEEARQPVIIGIAVRHWKALGGRLFIPSIRALCVEADIPAALHLDHAGPEDLDIIDEALDSGFSSVMIDASRKPFAANVEVTRGIVQRARLFNASVEAELGPLPGDEGVAGLVDTRGAVYTDPQEAGEFCAETGVDALAVAVGTAHGLYTAEPEIQQELISRIARETGVPLVLHGATGVPDEAIREAVRRGVKKINYFSGLLVDAMDVIRRERKSDDNDYLRHRSELREAWKRRAGNLIQLYSGHSS from the coding sequence ATGCTGATAAACTGCAAGGAAATGCTCGAACAGTCACGTGGAGCGATTGCCTCGTTCAACTGCGTCGATTTTGAAATGGCCCGGGCTTGTCTTGAAGCGGGAGAAGAAGCCCGGCAGCCGGTGATTATCGGGATAGCCGTACGTCACTGGAAGGCCCTGGGAGGCCGTCTGTTTATTCCCTCCATTCGAGCCCTGTGTGTTGAAGCCGATATTCCTGCGGCCCTCCACCTGGATCATGCGGGTCCGGAGGATCTGGATATTATAGATGAAGCCCTGGATTCAGGGTTCTCCTCGGTAATGATCGATGCCTCCAGAAAACCCTTCGCTGCAAACGTCGAAGTTACACGAGGGATAGTTCAGAGGGCCCGTCTGTTCAACGCTTCTGTCGAGGCTGAACTTGGACCGCTTCCTGGCGACGAAGGGGTGGCCGGACTGGTGGACACCAGGGGAGCCGTTTATACGGATCCGCAGGAGGCAGGGGAATTCTGCGCCGAGACCGGGGTGGACGCCCTGGCCGTCGCTGTGGGAACTGCCCACGGTTTGTACACAGCGGAGCCTGAAATTCAGCAGGAACTTATATCAAGGATCGCCCGGGAAACCGGTGTTCCCCTGGTACTTCATGGGGCAACGGGTGTCCCGGATGAAGCCATACGCGAAGCCGTGCGCAGGGGAGTGAAAAAGATCAACTATTTCTCCGGTCTGCTCGTGGATGCAATGGATGTTATTCGGCGGGAAAGAAAAAGTGATGACAACGATTATCTCCGCCACAGATCCGAGTTACGGGAAGCCTGGAAACGTCGGGCAGGGAATCTCATCCAACTGTATTCTGGTCATTCTTCCTAG
- a CDS encoding methyl-accepting chemotaxis protein, whose translation MDDFIDSKANRKIVLGYNKSVMLGEITERSMKIITEDIDAIRDSLESIVTTFEEFRSTSQHVSENTSRIDQKMGEIIHETRRLDGELQSRVDEIVEVRSVSGEMQNLFDDVRKRTEAIKSITTSIQDVSEKTNVLAINASIEAARAGEFGKGFRVIAGEVRNLAGQTARFTREITDSLNEFSTFIGQMSDYVKRFTQVLGNFSTDISEVRQSFSETQAEEGKLAEAISEISAALEQESSALMDGTSTLESTFDSLKDSQVVVHSLVSTYKGLSRLMDKDQ comes from the coding sequence GTGGATGATTTTATTGACTCCAAAGCGAACAGAAAGATAGTTCTGGGATATAACAAGTCGGTAATGCTTGGTGAGATAACCGAGCGGTCCATGAAGATTATTACCGAAGATATCGACGCAATCCGGGATTCCCTGGAATCCATTGTTACAACCTTCGAGGAGTTCCGTTCAACTTCCCAGCATGTCTCAGAGAATACGAGTCGTATTGACCAGAAAATGGGCGAAATCATCCACGAAACCCGCCGACTGGACGGAGAACTTCAGAGCCGGGTGGATGAGATTGTGGAAGTAAGATCTGTTTCGGGAGAGATGCAAAATCTCTTTGACGACGTCCGTAAACGTACCGAAGCCATAAAGTCTATCACTACTTCCATTCAGGATGTTTCGGAAAAGACCAATGTCCTCGCCATTAACGCTTCCATCGAGGCTGCCCGGGCAGGGGAGTTTGGAAAGGGGTTCCGGGTTATAGCCGGGGAGGTCCGAAATCTGGCGGGACAGACCGCCCGCTTTACCAGGGAGATCACCGATTCCCTGAATGAGTTTTCGACTTTTATCGGGCAGATGAGCGATTATGTCAAACGCTTTACCCAGGTCCTGGGAAATTTCAGTACCGATATATCCGAGGTACGTCAAAGCTTCAGTGAAACCCAGGCGGAAGAAGGAAAACTTGCAGAAGCCATAAGCGAGATCTCCGCGGCCCTGGAGCAGGAGAGTTCCGCGCTGATGGATGGTACCTCAACCCTGGAGAGCACCTTCGATTCCCTGAAGGACTCCCAGGTTGTTGTGCATTCCCTCGTCTCCACGTACAAGGGCCTGAGCAGGCTGATGGATAAGGATCAGTAG
- a CDS encoding ABC transporter ATP-binding protein, translating to MSNTVLNVENLTMNFGGLRAVDDVSLSIKKNEIVALIGPNGAGKTTFFNCVTGVYAPTEGKITITPPEKSSEVINGLKPHKITEKGLARTFQNIRLFQNMTVLENIMIGRHCRLKSGILGAIFRSPATREEEEKLIHESYAILKKIGIERYVNDLAKNLPYGAQRLLEIARALATDPFLLLLDEPAAGMNPNETRDLVDLILRLRENEDVTIFLIEHDMSLVMTLSERIYVVDYGQLIAQGTPDVIKQDKRVIKAYLGEEVHA from the coding sequence ATGAGTAACACCGTACTGAATGTAGAAAACCTTACCATGAACTTCGGGGGACTTCGGGCCGTGGATGATGTCTCCCTCAGCATAAAGAAGAACGAGATTGTGGCCCTTATCGGACCCAACGGCGCCGGTAAAACCACCTTTTTCAACTGTGTCACCGGTGTCTACGCCCCGACGGAAGGTAAAATAACCATCACCCCACCGGAAAAGAGCAGCGAAGTTATTAATGGTCTGAAACCCCACAAAATAACGGAGAAGGGGCTTGCCCGGACCTTCCAGAACATCCGGCTTTTTCAGAACATGACTGTCCTGGAGAATATAATGATCGGCAGGCACTGCCGCCTGAAATCCGGCATTCTCGGCGCGATCTTTCGCAGCCCGGCCACCCGGGAGGAAGAGGAAAAACTCATCCACGAAAGTTACGCCATTCTAAAAAAGATCGGTATAGAGCGCTACGTAAACGATCTTGCCAAGAACCTGCCCTACGGCGCACAGCGTCTTCTCGAGATCGCCCGTGCCCTGGCCACCGACCCTTTTCTGCTGCTGCTGGACGAACCCGCAGCCGGGATGAACCCCAATGAGACCAGGGATCTTGTCGACCTGATTCTGCGCCTCAGGGAAAACGAGGATGTAACGATATTCCTGATCGAACACGATATGAGCCTTGTAATGACCCTTTCCGAGCGGATCTATGTTGTCGACTACGGACAGTTGATTGCCCAGGGCACCCCCGACGTGATCAAGCAGGATAAACGAGTTATCAAAGCCTACCTGGGAGAAGAGGTTCATGCTTAA
- a CDS encoding ABC transporter ATP-binding protein, with protein sequence MLKLESVSTYYGNIQALKEVSLSINEGEIVALIGANGAGKSTTLMSICGVTPPRKGRVLFEGEDITHLSSEKIVALGINQVPEGRRIFPYLTVRENLDMGAFLRKSKTEVQRDLEYVFELFPRLAERRHQQGGTLSGGEQQMLAISRALMSRPKLLLLDEPSLGLAPILVQQIFKIIRQINRDNNTTIFLVEQNANLALKTAHKGYVMETGRVTLYDTAENLLNNEEVKKAYLGGA encoded by the coding sequence ATGCTTAAACTTGAATCGGTATCTACATATTACGGCAATATACAGGCCCTCAAAGAGGTGAGCCTCTCCATCAATGAAGGAGAAATCGTTGCCCTTATCGGAGCGAACGGTGCCGGAAAATCCACAACCCTCATGTCTATCTGCGGAGTAACACCTCCACGGAAGGGGCGTGTCCTTTTTGAAGGTGAGGACATAACCCATCTCTCCAGCGAAAAAATCGTTGCCCTGGGTATAAATCAGGTTCCTGAAGGTCGCAGGATTTTCCCCTACCTTACCGTCAGGGAAAACCTCGACATGGGTGCTTTTCTGCGAAAGAGCAAAACGGAAGTACAGCGGGACCTGGAATATGTTTTCGAACTTTTTCCCCGCCTCGCCGAACGTCGCCACCAGCAGGGAGGAACCCTGAGCGGGGGGGAACAGCAGATGCTGGCAATTTCCCGTGCCCTGATGAGCCGTCCCAAGCTGCTTCTGCTGGATGAACCATCCCTTGGTCTTGCCCCTATCCTGGTCCAGCAGATATTCAAAATAATACGCCAGATAAACAGGGACAACAACACAACCATCTTCCTGGTTGAACAGAATGCCAACCTGGCACTCAAGACCGCCCACAAGGGCTATGTAATGGAAACCGGAAGAGTCACCCTGTATGACACGGCGGAAAACCTCCTGAACAACGAAGAGGTTAAAAAGGCATATCTGGGAGGAGCCTGA
- a CDS encoding 4a-hydroxytetrahydrobiopterin dehydratase, with product MDKLHMQQCKPCRGDEPALTQDEIELFLEQVPAWKLYQAQEGPRITRGFSFDDFSQALSFTDRVGQLAEQQGHHPRITTEWGKVEVSWWTHKISGLHTNDFIMASRTDKLYDEFSGAAS from the coding sequence ATGGACAAATTACATATGCAGCAGTGTAAACCGTGCAGGGGAGATGAACCTGCACTGACACAGGACGAAATAGAATTATTCCTGGAGCAGGTTCCGGCTTGGAAGCTGTATCAGGCTCAGGAGGGCCCCAGAATTACCCGCGGCTTCTCTTTTGACGATTTTTCCCAGGCGCTCTCGTTTACCGACAGGGTGGGTCAATTGGCCGAACAGCAGGGCCATCATCCCAGGATCACTACGGAATGGGGAAAAGTGGAGGTAAGCTGGTGGACCCATAAGATCAGCGGTCTTCATACAAACGACTTCATCATGGCGTCAAGAACGGACAAGCTGTACGATGAATTTTCAGGAGCAGCTTCGTAA
- a CDS encoding thioredoxin domain-containing protein, which yields MRSNDSDNLNELSRSNSPYLLQHANNPVAWRMWSEQTLGEAKSRDIPLFISIGYSTCHWCHVMARESFENEDVARLLNKGFMPVKIDREERPDLDAFYMDAALRIHGSGGWPLTIFATPEGRPFFTATYLPRKGGPGRAGLLDLLPEISRLWKEERPRVLASAESVIEALKGNTDESSSRSGEFPRTRLSGLFERLSETFDPEWGGFGGAPKFPQAHLLNFMLEHARDIHGGEQYIAMVEKSLEMMRAGGIYDHIGFGFHRYSTDRQWRIPHFEKMLYDQGQLILLFINARSLTGKTEYAKTAREIIEFCCRELASPEGGFYSALDAESEGEEGKYYLWSRKEFIEILVEMVGEDEASATADRFGLREEGNWSDPVSGKSMESNILHCSPGSSDSEVSSDWDDLRRALLSRRNERRSPSTDDKILADWNALMLKALARAARVLEDSSLLRKALETEEFLRTRLRANDGRVFHSYRAGTASVGGHLDDYAFLISAYLELYHSSFDAQFLEQALSLSGIVDEDFLDSERGDYFLASREKREVPFRSKHLYDGAIPSGTSVMMDNLLLLFRITSDSGFRDRAEALLKAWADETDRAPIASTSFVAAGHYLLLGQEGSGEREIVVVGDGKESEKMLREINGRFMPGAVVLKKDAANEKLLSQCAPFTREYHANEDTGSAAYVCSGFICRKPVSRVEELRRELDELPR from the coding sequence ATGCGCAGCAATGACAGCGATAATCTCAACGAACTGAGCCGTTCGAACAGCCCTTATCTTCTCCAGCATGCGAATAACCCTGTAGCCTGGCGTATGTGGAGCGAACAAACCCTCGGGGAGGCAAAGAGCAGGGATATTCCCCTGTTTATCTCGATTGGATATTCGACCTGCCACTGGTGTCATGTCATGGCGAGGGAGTCCTTCGAGAACGAGGATGTTGCCCGGCTTCTGAACAAGGGATTCATGCCTGTCAAGATCGATCGCGAGGAGAGACCTGATCTCGATGCTTTCTACATGGATGCAGCTTTGAGAATCCACGGCTCCGGTGGCTGGCCCCTGACAATATTCGCGACCCCGGAGGGCAGACCATTCTTTACAGCCACCTACCTGCCCAGAAAGGGCGGGCCGGGGAGGGCAGGACTCCTGGATCTTCTTCCTGAGATTTCAAGGCTGTGGAAGGAGGAGCGTCCCAGGGTCCTGGCCTCCGCCGAATCCGTCATTGAAGCCCTTAAGGGGAATACCGACGAGTCTTCTTCCCGCTCCGGGGAGTTTCCCCGTACCCGGCTTTCAGGGCTTTTTGAACGGCTTTCCGAAACATTTGACCCCGAGTGGGGAGGTTTCGGCGGTGCTCCCAAGTTTCCCCAGGCCCACCTCCTGAATTTTATGCTCGAGCATGCCCGGGATATCCATGGGGGAGAACAGTATATTGCCATGGTCGAGAAGAGTCTCGAGATGATGCGTGCCGGCGGCATCTATGACCATATAGGTTTCGGCTTTCACCGCTACTCAACCGACCGGCAGTGGCGGATCCCCCATTTCGAGAAAATGCTTTACGACCAGGGCCAGCTCATCCTGCTTTTCATCAATGCCCGTAGTCTGACCGGTAAGACCGAATATGCAAAGACGGCACGGGAGATAATCGAGTTCTGCTGTAGAGAACTCGCATCCCCTGAAGGGGGCTTCTACTCCGCTCTGGATGCCGAAAGCGAGGGTGAGGAGGGAAAATATTATCTCTGGAGCCGAAAGGAGTTTATCGAAATTCTCGTGGAAATGGTCGGAGAGGATGAGGCCTCGGCAACGGCTGACCGCTTCGGTTTGCGGGAAGAGGGTAACTGGAGCGATCCGGTAAGCGGAAAATCAATGGAAAGCAACATCCTCCATTGCAGCCCGGGATCATCCGATAGTGAGGTTTCTTCTGACTGGGATGATCTGAGACGGGCTCTTTTGTCACGGAGAAACGAGAGACGGTCACCCTCCACGGACGACAAGATACTTGCCGACTGGAATGCGCTGATGCTGAAGGCTCTTGCCCGGGCCGCCCGTGTTCTGGAAGACTCCTCCCTGCTCCGGAAGGCCCTCGAAACCGAGGAGTTTCTGCGCACAAGACTTCGAGCTAACGACGGTAGGGTTTTCCACAGTTACCGCGCCGGCACGGCTTCTGTCGGTGGCCACCTCGACGATTACGCCTTCCTGATATCCGCATATCTCGAACTCTACCACAGCAGTTTCGATGCTCAGTTTCTCGAGCAGGCTCTATCGCTGTCAGGGATAGTTGATGAAGATTTTCTCGACAGTGAGAGGGGCGATTATTTTCTCGCCTCGCGGGAGAAGCGCGAAGTCCCTTTCAGGAGTAAACATCTCTACGATGGCGCAATTCCCTCCGGAACCTCCGTGATGATGGATAACCTGCTCCTTTTATTCAGAATTACTTCCGACAGCGGATTCCGGGACCGGGCAGAGGCCTTGTTGAAAGCATGGGCGGATGAAACAGACAGGGCACCGATCGCCAGCACCAGCTTTGTTGCCGCCGGTCACTATCTCTTGTTGGGGCAGGAGGGATCTGGTGAACGGGAGATCGTCGTTGTGGGAGATGGAAAGGAGAGCGAAAAGATGCTGCGCGAAATAAACGGCCGATTTATGCCGGGCGCAGTTGTACTGAAAAAAGATGCGGCCAATGAAAAGCTGCTCTCCCAATGTGCGCCCTTTACCCGCGAGTATCATGCCAACGAGGATACAGGATCTGCAGCGTATGTCTGCAGCGGTTTTATCTGCAGGAAACCGGTATCCCGGGTTGAAGAGCTCAGGCGGGAACTCGATGAGCTTCCCCGATGA